The Sebastes fasciatus isolate fSebFas1 chromosome 13, fSebFas1.pri, whole genome shotgun sequence genome includes a region encoding these proteins:
- the rhot1a gene encoding mitochondrial Rho GTPase 1-A isoform X4: MRKDVRILLVGEPKVGKTSLIMSLVSEEFPDEVPLRAEEITIPADVTPERVPTHIVDYSEAEQSDEQLYQEISKANVICIVYSVNNKKSIEKVTSHWIPLINDRTDKDSRVPLILVGNKSDLVEHSSMETILPIMNQYQDIETCVECSAKNLKNISELFYYAQKAVLHPTGPLYCPEEKELKPSCIKSLTRIFKVSDLDNDGILNDNELNFFQRTCFNTPLAPQALEDVKNVVRRNMTDGVQDNGLSLKGFLFLHTLFIQRGRHETTWTVLRRFGYDDDLELTQEYLFPMIKITPDCTTELNHNAYLFLQSVFDKHDKDRDCALSPEEVKDLFKVFPYMPWGPDVNHTVGTNEQGWITYQGYLSQWTLTTYLDVQRSLEYLGYLGYSIIYEQESQAAAITVTRNKRIDLQKKQTQRSVFRCNVLGARDSGKSGFLQAFLGKNLQDQRRIREDHKSLYAISTTYVYGQEKYLLLHEVMPDFDLLSEADLACDVVCLVYDINNPGSFEYCAKVYKQYFIDSKTPCVVISAKSDLHEVRQHYSLSPHDFCRKHKLHPPQPFTCSTTEAPSKDIYTRLTTMAMYPHARLRCMCGCNRCTYCLCQNLLKLELLRSIKAQLRRVVFNSSSQPTRSLYSLTQRSVTMLCQLTHRLLAREVTVCSYTCLWLPLFLFLLHVFTLC, from the exons CTGAGGAGATCACCATCCCAGCTGATGTCACCCCAGAGAGGGTGCCCACACATATTGTGGACTACTCGG AGGCAGAACAGTCAGACGAGCAGCTGTACCAGGAGATATCAAAG GCAAATGTTATCTGCATAGTTTACTCAGTCAACAACAAGAAGTCCATCGAAAAG GTGACAAGCCACTGGATTCCCCTCATAAATGACCGAACGGACAAGGATAGCCG GGTGCCATTGATCCTTGTGGGGAACAAGTCGGACCTGGTGGAACACAGCAGCATGGAGACCATCCTGCCAATCATGAATCAATACCAGGATATCGAGACCTGTGTAGAG TGCTCTGCCAAAAACCTGAAGAACATCTCTGAGCTTTTCTACTACGCCCAGAAGGCCGTTCTCCACCCGACTGGACCGCTGTACTGCccagaggagaaggag CTGAAGCCTTCTTGCATTAAGTCTTTAACTAGAATCTTTAAAGTGTCTGACCTGGACAACGACGGCATCCTTAATGACAACGAGCTCAACTTCTTCCAG AGAACATGCTTCAATACACCTCTGGCGCCTCAGGCTTTAGAGGATGTAAAGAATGTGGTCAGGAGGAACATGACGGACGGAGTCCAGGACAACGGACTTTCACTCAAAG gcttcctgttcCTGCACACCCTCTTCATACAGCGAGGCCGACACGAGACCACCTGGACTGTGCTGAGGAGGTTTGGCTATGACGATGACCTGGAGCTCACGCAGGAATACCTGTTCCCCAT GATAAAGATCACTCCAGACTGCACCACGGAGCTCAACCACAACGCTTACCTCTTCCTCCAGAGTGTCTTTGACAAACATGACAAA GACAGAGATTGTGCGCTGTCGCCGGAGGAGGTGAAGGACTTGTTCAAAGTGTTTCCCTACATGCCCTGGGGTCCGGATGTCAACCACACGGTCGGCACTAACGAACAGGGATGGATCACATACCAGGGATACCTCTCCCAGTGGAC gtTAACAACATATTTAGATGTACAGCGTAGTTTGGAGTACTTAGGTTATCTTGGCTACTCTATCATCTATGAACAGGAGTCCCAAGCTGCTGCTATTACAG TGACGCGTAACAAGCGCATCGATCTGCAGAAGAAACAGACCCAGCGTAGCGTCTTCCGCTGCAACGTCTTGGGGGCCCGGGACAGCGGGAAGAGCGGCTTCCTCCAAGCTTTCCTAGGAAAGAACCTGCAG GATCAGAGGCGGATCAGAGAAGACCACAAGTCCTTATATGCCATCAGCACGACCTACGTTTACGGTCAGGAGAAATACCTGCTG CTCCACGAGGTGATGCCAGACTTTGACCTCCTGTCCGAGGCGGACCTAGCCTGTGACGTGGTCTGCCTGGTGTATGACATCAACAATCCAGGCTCTTTTGAATACTGCGCCAAAGTGTACAAG CAATACTTCATAGATAGTAAGACGCCATGCGTGGTGATTTCTGCCAAGTCGGACCTGCATGAAGTACGGCAGCACTACAGCCTCTCGCCGCACGACTTCTGCCGCAAGCATAAGCTCCACCCACCCCAGCCGTTCACATGCAGCACGACCGAAGCACCCAGCAAAGACATCTACACCAGACTCACCACCATGGCCATGTACCC CCACGCCCGTCTCCGCTGCATGTGCGGCTGCAACAGGTGCACCTATTGCCTGTGTCAGAACCTCCTCAAGTTGGAGCTGCTGCGCAGTATTAAGGCTCAACTCCGCAGGGTCGTTTTCAACAG ctccagccAGCCCACCCGCTCTCTGTACAGTTTGACACAGCGAAGTGTGACCATGCTGTGCCAGCTAACACACAGGCTGCTAGCCAGGGaggtgacagt GTGTTCATACACATGTTTATGGCtgcccctcttcctcttcctcttgcaTGTGTTCACCCTCTGCTAA